GATGGGGAAGTCAGTGCCGCTCTCCCTGGTCAGTTTACTGCAGGAGTACAGTGGAAAGACTGAATACTGTGGACATTATGTCGGTTTTTCTGAACCTTTTACAATTATCTGCATTTCTTCTTAAGTTTGACCCAAAATGCAATTAGTCATAATAATAGTGaacctgaataaaaaaaaatcataaaccAAGGCACTCTTCATATAGCTAAGTTTGATATACCTTTATTCTGGTTATGGCATGTTCATTTGAAAAGCTTTAAACTTTTACGTAGCTGAATGGAGTTCAGGGAGTAATTTTTACACTCTGACAAAGGCAATACAAGTCAGAGCTTAGGGTTTTAAAACGTTTTACGTtaagataaatacatttttgtatatctTCCCCCACCAAATGAGACCGGAATAGtactaactagtccagggtggtttagggtgggggaatatactaactagtccagggtggtttagggtgggggaatatactaactagtccagggtggtttagggtgggggaatatactaactagtccagggtggtttagggagtGGGAATAtactaactagtccagggtggtttagggtgggggaatatactaactagtccagggtggtttagggtgggggaatatactaactagtccagggtggtttagggtgggggaatatactaactagtccagggtggtttagggtgggggaatatactaactagtccagggtggtttagggaggGGGAATAtactaactagtccagggtggtttagggtaggGGAATAtactaactagtccagggtggtttagggtgggggaatatACTAaccagtccagggtggtttagggagtGGGAATAtactaactagtccagggtggtttagggtgggggaatatactaactagtccagggtggtttagggtgggggaatatactaactagtccagggtggtttagggtgggggaatatactaactagtccagggtggtttagggtgggggaatatactaactagtccagggtggtttagggaggGGGAATAtactaactagtccagggtggtttagggtaggGGAATAtactaactagtccagggtggtttagggtgggggaatatACTAaccagtccagggtggtttagggagtGGGAATAtactaactagtccagggtggtttagggtgggggaatatACTAaccagtccagggtggtttagggagtGGGAATAtactaactagtccagggtggtttagggtgggggaatagtattgGATATCTAAAGCAAGTTCATTGCAGATGCAAtacagtttaaatggggaatatatgagacacactgaacacttttgtagaaataaatatttgaaacattgtcTGCATTGTACTGTAGCATCTTAAGCATCCTTAGCATCTTACTTATGGCTGCAATACCCACATACCAGTTTGACTTACCCAAACACGTTCTGAGAGCAGAAAGAAACGTGACTGGTAAAGGCAAACATCCAATTAAGAAGCATGCAATTCTGCTAACGTCTGTGAAAGAGTAAGTTTGCCTGTTATGTTATAATGAAATACATGCTAAATGACTTGATTACCCAAACATTCAGTGGTGAATTTGATCCAGCTTGAAATGTTCATGAGCATTGCCTCCTCTCCATTTCGATTGGGTGTTTGCCTGAACCAATCCATTTCTTTCTGCCCTCCGaacatgtttgagtaagtaaaacaGGTACATGCCCACTTGATTTTATACTTAATCAAgttcccttgttttattatcagGACTTTATATTATTAGGACATTTGAATTCTACTGAAtgcagaaataaagaaataagttCAAAAACCTCCCCTCTGTAAATGAGAAACACTATTAGCAACATTAAGACACCTGATCCACATGATTTTGTGAGAGATTTGTGAAatagctggtgtgtgtgtaagtgcgtGGGCGTGTGTCCGTACTTGCGGTTGCGTTCCTTCACCACCATGCGGGTCATGCTCTGGATGCAGTGAGCCCTGTAGTTCTCATAGTGGGTCTCCCGTGTCACATCCTTCAGGTCCTGCATGTGTGTCCTCACCAACATGTTCCTCAGCTTCACAAAGTCACAGTGCGCCGAGTTCTCAACTGTCAGAAGTAACACAGTGTTAGGTAAGGACAACATTTCCCACAACCTACATGTCCATTTCCCTAACCGTATCCTTCAAGTCCCTAACCCTCCATTTACCTTCCTACATGGCCCTAACCCAAACCTACATGTCCATTTACCTTCCTACAtggccctaaccctaacctacatGTCCATTTACCTTCCTACAtggccctaaccctaacctacatGTCCATTTACCTTCCTACAtggccctaaccctaacctacatGTCCATTTACCTTCCTACAtggccctaaccctaacctacatGTCCATTTACCTTCCTACAtggccctaaccctaacctacatGTCCATTTACCTTCCTACAtggccctaaccctaacctacatGTCCATTTACCTTCCTACAtggccctaaccctaacctacatGTCCATTTACCTTCCTACAtggccctaaccctaacctagatGTCCATTTACCTTCCTACAtggccctaaccctaacctacatGTCCATTTACCTTCCTACAtggccctaaccctaacctacatGTCCATTTACCTTCCTACAtggccctaaccctaacctacatGTCCATTTACCTTCCTACAtggccctaaccctaacttacATGTCCATTTACCTTCCTACAtggccctaaccctaacctacatGTCTATTTACCTTCCTACAcggccctaaccctaacctacatGTCCATTTCCCAGTTTAACCCTAAATGTAGCCCCAACCacaacctaaaccctaacctgCATTTAGTCCCAAACCTAAAAGCATGGGTGCTGGGGTGGTCATAATAACTTAACCCAGGGCTAAAGTAAGACGGCCACACACACCTAAATACTGTCCAGTAAAGACAGTGCAACAGTTTACCTTCCACGATGCCCCAGGGGTAGAGACGGCCCCGGACCCTCTTCCCTTTGGCCTCCACCACTGTGTTGCTGCCGATCACTGCAAACGGTATGCTGTCCTGCAGGAGGGGAGTGGGCAGCGAGCTGAATGTTAATGAACAACAACATACAAGAGAGGTGGGACATCAGCTGTTCTGATGAGGTAATGCAGTCAGGGTAGAACGCTGCAATGCAGATGTACCCGTTCCTGCATGTCTCCTGACTGGGACTGGACGAAGCACATGGTCAGGGGACATGAGGTCATAGGCTCAGCCCCAGGGGGGAAGAACCAGTTATCTACCTCTTTAATGCTGCACTGCACACACATCAACAGAactcagaaaaaaaacactcctaAATGCTGTGCGTTTCTAATTTGGGTTCCCATCCAAAAGCATTTGTAACAAAAACTGTTTTCTGATGACAAGTGATGTTTAGACCAGTGTCCTTTCGACATGGTTTCTGAATAATGTCACATACTTTCTCAACTAGTGGCGGGGTGACTGTAAATGACGTGTTTTACGAGTTCAGGACCCTACCATTTTTATACCTTATGTGCATTGactgtacacatgcacacatttgttAGATTTTTATTGATATTCCTAGAATTCTATTAGAATTATTAATAACTTATGTGGAATAACATCATAACCAATCATGATGTTTTCCTCTAATTGTCAAACAATTAGTTACAAATGGTGCTCTTGTtggctacacacacactggtgtgtACACACTCTAAATAAGTTCAGGATCTAAAACGTCACTGCAGTGTCCTCTGACAATTTGATGAACGAAAGAAAGACACCTGTTGCTTTCGTGAGATCCACAACGCCTTTGTCCTGAATTGATGCATTATATTCAAAACACAAAGCATGTTTGAGGGTACACCTGTTAAATAAGCCAAGTCAATCATTAAACATTGGCCATCTTGGCATTTCATTGTAGTTACATGGATGGAATCACATGTGACCATTACAGAGTAAAGCCATCATTTATTTGGCCTGGACACTGTACTGGCTTACTGTTATCCCTGCATTCAGGACAGATATGCTTCACCTTCAGCTCCTGATCCTGTTGTTTGAAGTCCTCATCCTCATCAGAGTCACAGTCTGGGAACTGATAGATCTTAATACCATACTGCTCAATCTCCTCTCGGATctacagggaggagggagagcgggagatggagggaggaatgaacagggagatggagggagacagagggaggaatgaacagggagatggagggcgggacagggagagggaggtgggaagAACATGAATCTGCTGTTTAAAATCCTATGATTGAGGGGTAGACAAGATTCCAAATCAACCAGCGAACCAGAACAAAGGTAGACTCATTGAATTGAGCTACAGAGAGTGGCTTGCCTTGAATTTCTTTTTCTTGACCTCATTTGGTGTGAGTGTGTCCGCCTTGGCAAGGATTGGCACAATGTTGACCTTCTCATGAAGGGCCTTCATGAACTCCACATCCAGAGGCCTCAGACTGTGACAGAACACAACCAGGTATTACAGCTGTCATTTAGAACATACTCTTACCAAGAGAACAGTGAGAAAACAACTTGACAGCAATGTAGACATGGTTAAAGAATTAAGGTGAAGTAGATAAAAGTAAATTAGGTAGATGGCACTGTATATAACATTACTGTATAAATTTTTCATAAAACCTTGTTTTTCAGTATAGTAGCATTATCTGATAATGGTCAGCAGAGGGAGCTATGTCCTTAAAATTACAGAGAAGACAGAGCTCATATGTAACTCCTTATCAGTGAGGAAGGAATGAAGGAAGGAAGCAagcaaggaaggaaggagaaaacACTCTGTCCTAATGAACATCACCAACACCATTCAAAGAGCATTTAGAGAGACACAACACGTTCCAGGTGACCGGTGACATACCCATGTCCGAAGGGAGAGATGAAGTAGAGGCAGCAATGCACTCTGTTGTCCTGGATGTTCTTCCTGTTCAGCCCACTCTCGTCCCTGAAGTACTGCTCAAACTGCTGGTCAATGTAGTCCGCCACTGACTTCCAGCTAGGGCGGTggggaagacagagacacaccagCACTGAGGCAATACGGCAGAGACAGCCACCCTACAACCCGAATCCTAACCCAGCCATATGGAGACACCAGCACTGAGGCAATACTGCAGAGACAGCCACCCTACAACCCGAATCCTAACCCAGCCATATGGAGACACTAGTACTGACGAGATGTACTGTGGCTGCACCTCAAACTGGACAATGATGCAGTCCAACTTTGACAGAGGGTAATATCTGGGCTGTTATCAGAAATGTCCATGAACATAATGATGACAGTATAGCTCCTCAAAACCTGAAAAATAACATGTCTGTTTTCCCATTAGCTGGGAATGTCGTTTCAAATGTCTGATACATTATCCTTTATTGATGTTGTTGTCAAGCCACTATGACATTCAATACATCTGGATAGGAGCTATAAGCCAGCCTTtatactatttttatttttacatttgtgttatTATTGCTCGAAATCAAATCAGGCTTGGCTGAAAGATTGCTTCCTACCTGTGCACTTAGCACTTACATTTCTTTCGGGACCTATTGGACACCACCTCTATGTCAAAGTCCTGTGGAGGGAGGACGTTTGAAATATACCATTCAGTGTTGTTGACAGCGTCTCCAAAGCCAGGGGTGTCTACGATGGTTAGCTTCAGCTTGACGCCCTTCTCCTCAATATCTACCGTGTGCTTAGTGATCTCCACAGTCTGAGTGATCCGCTCTGGgattaaaacaaatgtcatcACCAGCTGGCCATTTATACCTTCAATCAATTCATTAGGAAGATAAGACACAGAGGGACCACCGCACCTTCAGCGTTGAGCAGTTTCCTGTCCTTGTAGAGGTCTGTGAGGAAGAGGCTGTTGACCAGGGTGGATTTGCCAAGACCAGACTCCCCAGCTACCATCAGGGTGAAGTCAAAGCCCTTCTTCACAGACTTGCGGTGAACCTGATTGGGCAGTGTGGCAAAGCCCACATATTCCTTGTCTTGGTCCTGAGAAAGcaagagaaacacagagcagagatgccattgtaaaaacaaactaaattcTAGTGGTGGCACATCTGTGACTTTGTTTTGTTCAGTGTCatctattttttataaaaaaaataacaaagaacCAATGAACACCTATCAAACGTAAGTACTGTCGTTAAACCCTAAATCCATTTTAGCAGATGTAGGGTTTTGAATGATCTAAAGTTTGTAAACTCCCCAGAACACACTGTTAACACTGACCAACATTTTAGAACAGAAAGCCCCAAATCCATCACCAGTCAGACACCTGCTCCAAGATTGCAAGTAAACAAAATTAGAAGTGGCTCAAACTGGCAGCTAGTGCTAAACTGAATATAAAGCACTAGCAGCCAGCTAAACTGAATATGAAGCACTAGCAGCCAGCTAAACTGAATATAAAGCACCAGCAGCCAGCTAAACTGAATATAAAGCACCAGCAGCCAGCTAAACTgaatctacaaccctgtttgaCAGAAAAGGTGATGACCCAACCCCTGGTGTCCATTGTACAACTGCTTGTCTCTACAGCCAACACAGCCCCCCTGGCCTGAAGTTTACCTCTGGAAAGTCGTACGGGTCAAAGCGGCCCCATGGGCTCTTGGGCCTGGTGGGGCTAAGGGGAGACTGCATGTCATAGTGATCCACCATCCCACCTACACCTTCACCCAACTGCAGCCTGCCTACGCCCTCCGGTTCTGACTTGGCCCTGCCACCCGCTGTGGGAGGCCGCAAAAAGGTGGGGGTCCCGGGGGTGTTGGGAGGGCTGTCCCCACCCTCTGCCTCCCGGTCCACTGGGTGTGGATGCCCATGGGTAGGGCTGTAGCCAGGCGGAGGTGGGTGGGGGTCTTGCAGCATGATGTTCTCCAACTCAGAATCTTCCGAGTCGTCCTTAGAGTGGCTCGAGTGCTGAGGGGCCAGTGAACGGGGAGGTTGTATTCCAGGAGGGTGGGAGAGGCGATGCAGACAGTTTAAAGGGAGGGATTTGTAGAAAATGTAAAGGGGGAAATTCGAGGATCAAAAGGaaatgaaaagaagaaaatgaagTGTGGTTAGAAAGCTAATGTTTTAACGGCGAGCAGCTACCAGGCACAATATAAAAGACTGTTAGAACTATACTGTATGTGCCAGACAGGTTCTCTTGGTGTTAGAGAACAACTACAATGAGACAGAAAGGACTGACTGGTGAAACTGCAAGGTGAACAACATATGCAGAGGTCTAATGTGAAGGAACAAGAGATCCACCAAGACTGCCTCCACTTCTATGTGAGAGAAAAACCCACCCTGTCCAACAGaagaaatatacatatatatatatatatatatatttatgtaaaagGGCCCACGGCTACAGCAGATACCTAATCCTATAATTGGGATGACCTTCCTGAACTTGCAATAAATGGGAGGATTGATCTTTTTTTAGAGGGCACGGCTGTAAATATTCTCCTTTCTCAGCAGATTCTGCAAGACTTGCAAGCCAGGGAATCACAGTTTAATAGAAGGTAGCCTTGTGGATGATAAAGAATGGAGGATAAACAATGGAATAGTGGGGGATTTTGGCACCAAGGCTCTTTATCTACTACCATTGAGTCAGAGGAACTTGTGAGTACCAGTACCCTTTGCCTAAGATCATAACAGTTCGACAATCTTAAATCCATCTGTGACAATGTGAATAGAAGCTTGTTTAGCCTGTATCAACAGGTAAAAGGGTTGATGTGTTATGCTCGACCATCTCAGTTTTCCAGACCAACAGAAATACGCCATCAAAAGTAAAAGCAACTCACCTGCTTTTGAACTAAGAGTTGACTGCGAATgtccaattaaaataaatgcataataataataccttTTTTTTCATGTAACACACTTTTAAAATGCAATCATGGTGATCTTGGAGAGAACTTCTATTATAACAAAGGTGTGACAagtttacatttgtatttatctACTGTTGTTCAGGACTGTTTTTCACTAGTTAGGGTCAACTACTTTAAATGCTTTCTGTCTTCCCAATAGTCGGCTGTGAACCGCTGAATGGACAAAAGTTCATGCCAGCAGAATGTTGACAAATCAGCTAGGTTTCAGGAGCTTTGCTCCTGTTATGGTTTTGGTTATCAGCGCCTGTGTTAGAGGGGGAGTGCTTTCTCCTGCTAAGCATTAATCACTTTCTGTAAGAACTCTAATCTAAAACCCACACTTCATTCAGCTACATTCTGGTCAAaggtaaacattttcatataagAATGAGTGttgctgaaacaaaaacagttctGCTAAGTTGTTCggctgtgttttctgaggaaGGTTCCATGCTACTCTCTTACTATTTACTATTATTTTTTCAGATCTAATTTTGCTCATCAGTAGCTTTGTCGACTATGTGTGTGCTTTCTGGCTGTGTCCGCTTCTCTCCTAGTAGCTTTTAAAGATGCTCCCAACCCACGTCTTCTAATCTTGTGTCCCTGATCAACCCGTATACACTTCCTGATGTACAGCAGCATTTGGAACTGTTGATTTGTTGTCAACAAGCTTATGCTGCCCTTTAGGCCTTTTACTTGTTGGCCCTGATGGAGACCTGGattgggtctgtgtgtctggcagAAATCTCTGCTCCTGTGGACGGCCTGTCCACTCGAAGAACTCTCCATTACAGTTGACAACTCCACGGTGTCTCTCCCTCCAGAGTGTCCGCAAACATCAAGGTGGTGACTTCGTCTTCAAGATTCGTGCTTTATGACAttacctcacacaggaagtGGCACAGGCATTAATCAACGCACTTGTCGTCTCACATCTGGACTATtgcaacatatatatatacgtaAGTATCAACACATATGGTGTAATTGATTGATCTGGCTTGATTGCTTTTTATGCccaatataatttattttgagtcCTCTATGAAGAACTTTGAGTTGTCTTGGCACTGTAATGCCTTTGCCCAGGTCATCATGGCAGATTAGAATTGGTTCTTCATCGGCTTAtgtggtaaaataaaaataaataaaaaaactcactaTTGGAAAGTATCCATGCTTGAGCCTTCAAACCCCTGTAATTAACCCAAATGCAGCAGCCTGTCTGGTGTTTAACCTTCCCTAGTTCACACATGCTCTTTGTTATACCATCTCTGGTCTGTTGGACATCCTACCCCTATGGGAGTGCAACATCCtcccttctctgtcctggcacaccAATGGTAGAACTTCTCCTGGCATTTCTTGTCTCATCACACTCaagtgactccttgtggcaggTCAAGCGCCTGCAAGCTGAAAGAGGTTGACAGTCGAACAACTGTTTCCTCAGAGACATTAGGTTTGGctgatgttatttaaatgtaactatTCATATGGGTgtgtcattttcaataaatgccGGTAGACTGAGGAAACCAGGTTGGTGTGAAAAATGTCACCTCAAATATAATTTACACAATGGCTGATGTATTTGCTATAAAGTTGGTGATTAATGAGAACACACTCGTTTAAAATCTACCACAGGAGTAAACCAATTATATTACCAGTTGACAATTGGTACAATTCATGGGTCCAACACAGGCAGAGCTCAGTGTGTGGTTGAACCTGTAAGGGATATTCCTCCCTGGGGTTCTCAGTCTCCAGACAGATGATTATGTCCTAAAGGGTGATGCTCATGTTACCATAGACATGCATGCCCTCTCTGACCAAAGGTTTCTAAAGAATCACCAGCCTGCTCCATTATGAATAATGCAGCGAGGCTTTCTTGCAGCTCAAGAAGAACCACACTAAAGACAAAGAACCTTTCCACTCCTCGCAGCTGCCAAGTGTAATTTTAAAATCCTGAAACTCTGAACAGACA
The sequence above is a segment of the Esox lucius isolate fEsoLuc1 chromosome 1, fEsoLuc1.pri, whole genome shotgun sequence genome. Coding sequences within it:
- the sept4b gene encoding septin 4b isoform X4, whose amino-acid sequence is MKNWLKGRKRARLLSLIQGTTVDDIDPLCGLVRVAQRKTECTVAPVAMEDNDHDAHSSSDDQDSTPPSPGPARLHHHEAEQAPQHSSHSKDDSEDSELENIMLQDPHPPPPGYSPTHGHPHPVDREAEGGDSPPNTPGTPTFLRPPTAGGRAKSEPEGVGRLQLGEGVGGMVDHYDMQSPLSPTRPKSPWGRFDPYDFPEDQDKEYVGFATLPNQVHRKSVKKGFDFTLMVAGESGLGKSTLVNSLFLTDLYKDRKLLNAEERITQTVEITKHTVDIEEKGVKLKLTIVDTPGFGDAVNNTECWKSVADYIDQQFEQYFRDESGLNRKNIQDNRVHCCLYFISPFGHGLRPLDVEFMKALHEKVNIVPILAKADTLTPNEVKKKKFKIREEIEQYGIKIYQFPDCDSDEDEDFKQQDQELKDSIPFAVIGSNTVVEAKGKRVRGRLYPWGIVEVENSAHCDFVKLRNMLVRTHMQDLKDVTRETHYENYRAHCIQSMTRMVVKERNRNKLTRESGTDFPIPVIPGANDTETEKLIREKDEELRRMQEMLTKIQEQMHTQKEAY